Within Acidiferrobacterales bacterium, the genomic segment AACGAACCGACCATCGAAAATGCGAACCTGAACGGGTGTTTTCGGATCATCTTATTTCTTCAATCGTCGGACGGGTATGACAATGTTTCCATGGACGGACTCGTGGTACAGAGCCTCAATGCCATAAGCTGTCGCGAGATGTTCCTCAGAAAGTACATTCTGTGGTACTCCATCGGCGACTATGTGTCCGTCGAACAGCAATGTCATCCGATCGCAATACCTGGATGCCAGCGTGAGGTCATGCATTACGACAACAATCCCAGCACCGCCATCGGCCAGATTGCGCAATTTCTCCATCACATCCAGTTGATGCGCGGGATCAAGGCCTGCAACCGGCTCGTCAGCGAGCAAGAAATGTGGATTGGTCGCCAGCGTTCTGGCCAGCATCACTCTGGCCTGCTCACCACCGGACAGTGTCGTGACTGCCCTGTCAGCGAATTGCAGGACGTCACAGACTTCCATCGCCTTCCTGACAGATTGGTGATCCACAGCCGACGGCCTCCTCCATCTTCCAAGGTGTGGGAGTCTTCCCAGCATCACAACACTTTCAACGCTCAGTGCCCAGTAGCTCTTGCTATTCTGCTCGAGGTAGGAGATAAACTTAGCGAATTGGAATTGCTGATTGAACCTGATCTGCACACCGTCGTAGTCGATATCGCCACTCTCGACCCTGATCAGACCCATCATCGCCTTGAGTAAAGTTGTCTTGCCAGCTCCGTTCGGTCCGATCAAGGCGACTACCTCACCGCTGTTCACCGAAAACCACGCGTCAGAAACAATTTTGTTTCCGGAAATCGATATGTTCAATCGCTGTGTTCTGAGAATGCTCATATAAACTGACTTCTCATTTTGAGAACGAGCCAAAGAAAGAATGGTGAACCGACCAGCGCGGTAAAAACACCCAGTTTGAGTTCAGGACCGAAGGAGAGCATTCTGACAGCCACATCGGAAAAAAGTAACAGGATCGCACCACCTAGAGCGCTAGCCGGCAATAGAATTCCAGGCCGGTGTCCAACAAGCGGACGCAGGAGATGTGGAACGACCAGTCCGACAAATCCGATGGCGCCGGCGACGGCAGTGGCAGCTCCGACAGACACTGTCACACCGACAATGATCTGCATGCGAACCCGCCGAACATTGACACCGAGCGTGGATGCCGTGTCCTCTCCAAGTGACAATGCGTCAAGCGACTTTCCAACAGTCAGCAGAAGTGCGATTCCGATCAGCATGAACGGTCCGGCCAGCCAGACGTGCTCCATACTTCGATTGGCCAGCGATCCGAGCAACCAGAAAATTATTTCCACTGCCGCAAAGGGGTTGGGAGCAAGATTCAGTGCCAGCGAAGTAAGCGCGCCCGCCAGCGTTGATACTGCAACACCGGCCAAGATAAGCGTCAGGGTTGAGCTTCCCCGCCCAGCGATGATCACCATGATCATAACTCCGACCGAAGCTCCAATCATTCCGCCCAAAGGCAATGTCCAAACATATAAGGTGGAAAGACCGAAGTAAATTGTAAGCACGGCACCCAGAGCAGCGGACGCGGACACTCCAATCAATCCAGGTTCAGCGAGTGGATTGCGGACATATCCCTGCATTGCAGCACCGCAGATTCCCAAGGTTGCACCGATCGCCGCGCCCAGTAATGCTCTTGGCAGACGAATCTCCTGGGCGATAATCACAGCGATATCGGAACCATCGGAAAATATCGAGGAAAGGACTGCCCATGTTCCGATTCCAACCGGTCCCACTGACAACGATGCGAGAAAACCAATCATCACGGCCAAAGAAAGGCATATCAGCAATGTATTGGTTTTGGTGTTCATGGGAAACAAGTGTGTTCGTATATCACTGTGCGAGCTTGACTCTCTCGGCTGTAAAGTAGTCGAGCGCTTCAGCGACAAATGGCGTACCGCAGATCCATAGATGGCTTTTCGTATTGATTCTTGGAACGTCCGCGTATTTGCGACGGATTGAGGGATGGTTTGGAAGTTCGTTTGCCATTGCGGCATATCTGTTGCGATCGCCCAACATCAGAACATCCGGCTGGTGGGTAAGCAGATACTCCAATGGCAGATGCTGTGCGGTTCCGAGTCCGAGTTCTGCTCCGAGGTTGCGAAAGCCCGCCAATTCGACAAGTCGCGTGATGAGTGCGTCCTGACCGAAAGTAAAGCCGTTCTGGTTGTAAATGGCAAGCAGTGGTCGATCGCTGACTTTCTGCCGTCGAACTGCGTCGATCCGGTTTGCGAATTCCGACGCCATCGTATCACCGAGGACTGGATCGCCGATCGCCTCGGCAACCAGACGGATGTTGGCAGCGATGTCATCAAGACTGTCCGCCACCGGTATGGTCCTGACTTGATAGCCCAGTTTTTCAAGTAGCAGGATGCTTGAATGTCCGAAAGTACTGGTAAGAATCAGGTCTGGGTCAAGTGCGACTATCTCCTCGGCAAAGCCGTGATTGACTGGAAAGTTCCTAGCTGTCTCAGACATTGCAGACATGCTCGGGTTATGCGAGAAAAAGCTCAACGATGCGATTCTGTCATGGTCCGACAACAGCAGGAGCAGTTGATCCGTGCAAAGATGGGTCGATACGATCCTACTTGGTTTTTCGATAACCTGCTGATCCGACAGACTGATGTCCGCGAATAGCGTCAACATGATGATCGCTGCCAACCCTGTGCGCGACAGGATCAGGATAAATGACCGATGGCAATACATGAGCTGACTCATCATGTTCTGATCAGAAGGTGTATCGGATTCCAACCTGCCAGGTTCGACCGGGCTTGTTGTAACCGCGAAGTTCGGAGTACTTCTCGTCGAACAGGTTTTCGATCTTGCCGGTCAGTTCGAGCTTTGAATTCAGATTCATGGTTGCGCCCAGGTTCACCAGCGTATATTCGGGCAAGTCCGCCACATTTGGCCAACTTGTATAATCGAGCTGTTTCCCCACATGTCGCATGTTCAGATTTATTGATCCGGACTTTCCTGAATGTGTGAACTTTCGGCTGATATTAAGAGTCAGGGATTTGGACGGTCTTCTGATCAGTTCCTTTTGCTCCGAATTGAATCCCTGGAGGAACGTCGCACTCGCGGTCACGTCATACTTGTCTGCGAGAGTGCCGAGCATCGAGAGCTCCCAACCCTTGATGGTGCTCACTCCGGGTTTATTGACAGATTTGCCTATGCCGGATTGGTTGTTGCTAATACAGTTCTCAACTTGTTCGCTCTCAATCAAATCAGTAACCTTGTTTTCGAAGTATGTGACGTCGAACGTCAAATTGCCAGGCACTGGCCGAAATTCTGCCCCAAAGTCCCAACTCTTGCTTGTTTCAGGTCTGAGGTCAGGATTTGCACACCAATCGGCACCCGATCCGTACAATTCCGAGACTTGGGGATTTTTTACGCCGGTACCGGCACTGCTGTGAATTCTCAAGTCATCGTTGGCAATCCAAGCCAAAGTGCCGCGATAGGTCTTGTAGTCTTTGAATCCATCATTGGCGTTGTCGTCGTAGCGTCCGCTTAGTGAAGCGAATACATCGTTTCCGAAATCCACTCGTTGCTCGATAATGACACTCTTGGTGTCGAACGTGCCTCCCTTCCCACGAGCGACGTATTGACCGATCGCTCTGTTTTTCTCCTTGTTTAACGCGACAATAGTTGTCTGATTGGTCTCGCGGGCTTCCCAGTTGATGACCGCCTGATATTCGACTTTGGACTTTTTCCCTAGTGTCGGAATTTGCCAAACACCCTTGGCGACCTCATTTCGCTTATGGCGGGTGTCGAAAAGTTTGATGGAATGGACGAAA encodes:
- a CDS encoding TonB-dependent receptor, which translates into the protein MHIITQLINIGKTYQYLILLSVLLFAVLPISAIAQTNTDENDKAESTGEEVVVSASRVSVPAKHVGSSVTVFDKKDISKRNVTHVHEMLREVPGLAVSQYSPSGLTDVRIRGSESNHTLVLFDGIELSDPAFYDGVYFQHLPAFAADRIEVLRGPQSSIYGSEAIGGVIDITSPIPDEGTTAIVSVEQGSLRTTKLNSYVAFASGGSYGSVAMSQTQSRGISAKSDNTEADGLRQTSAHLKVGTQISNEMEITASTLLVNSDGDYDGCSWPSSNNCRGEDKKRASSIGISYEQPDGGFVHSIKLFDTRHKRNEVAKGVWQIPTLGKKSKVEYQAVINWEARETNQTTIVALNKEKNRAIGQYVARGKGGTFDTKSVIIEQRVDFGNDVFASLSGRYDDNANDGFKDYKTYRGTLAWIANDDLRIHSSAGTGVKNPQVSELYGSGADWCANPDLRPETSKSWDFGAEFRPVPGNLTFDVTYFENKVTDLIESEQVENCISNNQSGIGKSVNKPGVSTIKGWELSMLGTLADKYDVTASATFLQGFNSEQKELIRRPSKSLTLNISRKFTHSGKSGSINLNMRHVGKQLDYTSWPNVADLPEYTLVNLGATMNLNSKLELTGKIENLFDEKYSELRGYNKPGRTWQVGIRYTF
- a CDS encoding ABC transporter ATP-binding protein, which gives rise to MSILRTQRLNISISGNKIVSDAWFSVNSGEVVALIGPNGAGKTTLLKAMMGLIRVESGDIDYDGVQIRFNQQFQFAKFISYLEQNSKSYWALSVESVVMLGRLPHLGRWRRPSAVDHQSVRKAMEVCDVLQFADRAVTTLSGGEQARVMLARTLATNPHFLLADEPVAGLDPAHQLDVMEKLRNLADGGAGIVVVMHDLTLASRYCDRMTLLFDGHIVADGVPQNVLSEEHLATAYGIEALYHESVHGNIVIPVRRLKK
- a CDS encoding iron ABC transporter permease translates to MNTKTNTLLICLSLAVMIGFLASLSVGPVGIGTWAVLSSIFSDGSDIAVIIAQEIRLPRALLGAAIGATLGICGAAMQGYVRNPLAEPGLIGVSASAALGAVLTIYFGLSTLYVWTLPLGGMIGASVGVMIMVIIAGRGSSTLTLILAGVAVSTLAGALTSLALNLAPNPFAAVEIIFWLLGSLANRSMEHVWLAGPFMLIGIALLLTVGKSLDALSLGEDTASTLGVNVRRVRMQIIVGVTVSVGAATAVAGAIGFVGLVVPHLLRPLVGHRPGILLPASALGGAILLLFSDVAVRMLSFGPELKLGVFTALVGSPFFLWLVLKMRSQFI
- a CDS encoding ABC transporter substrate-binding protein, which produces MYCHRSFILILSRTGLAAIIMLTLFADISLSDQQVIEKPSRIVSTHLCTDQLLLLLSDHDRIASLSFFSHNPSMSAMSETARNFPVNHGFAEEIVALDPDLILTSTFGHSSILLLEKLGYQVRTIPVADSLDDIAANIRLVAEAIGDPVLGDTMASEFANRIDAVRRQKVSDRPLLAIYNQNGFTFGQDALITRLVELAGFRNLGAELGLGTAQHLPLEYLLTHQPDVLMLGDRNRYAAMANELPNHPSIRRKYADVPRINTKSHLWICGTPFVAEALDYFTAERVKLAQ